The Polaribacter sp. Q13 sequence TTGATGGATTGGTTTTCAGTTTCCCTAAAAACAACTCCATTGCCGGAGAAGGAATTGCAAACGAAGGCATTAACAGTACTAAATTAGGATTGAAAGGAATTCCTGCTTTGGCAGAACACATACAAATTGCAAGAGATTTATATTTATTAGAATATACAGGCGGAAAATTACATATTCCAACCATTTCTACAACAAAATCTGTTGAACTTATTAAAGAAGCGAAAAAGAAAGGATTGCAAGTTACCTGTAGTGTTTCTGTGCATCATTTAACTTTGTCTGACGATGAATTACAAGGTTTTGACAGCAACTACAAGGTAAACCCTCCTTTAAGAACAAAAGCAGACATTAAAGGCTTACTAAAAGGAATTAAATCTGGCGTTATAGATATTATTACGTCGGATCACAACCCAATTGATATAGAACACAAAAAACTAGAGTTTAGTGAAGCAAAAGACGGAACCATTGGCTTAGAAAGTGCTTTTGGAGCTCTTAATTCCGTTTTAGAGGTAGAAGACTTTATAGCCAATATTACCAGTAAACCTAAAGCAATTTTTGGAATAAAAGAACACTCTATAAAAGAAAATTCTAAAGCAGAAATTACTTTATTTAACCCAGAACTTAATTACACTTTTGCAAAAAAGGATATTTTATCAATATCAAAAAATAGTGCTTTTTTAGATAAAAAATTAAATGGAAAAGCTTACGGAATCTACGCTAACAATCAATTAATACTAAAATAATTATGGAAAATCAAACAGTAAACGAAGGAAAAACAATCGCAATTATCAGTTACATTACATTTATTGGAACTATTGTTGCTTATTTTATGAACAATACTAAAAAAAACACATTTGCTAGTTTTCATATTAGACAAATGATTGGCTTAGCTCTTTTAGGTTTAATTAATCAATACGCAATTACCGCAATAAACGGCACAATAGGTCTAATCATTGCAGTAGCACTTTTTGTTCTTTGGATAATTGGTATTATTGGAGCTATTAAAGGCGAAGAAAAGGCAGTTCCTGTTATTGGAGATCAATTTCAAGAATGGTTTAAAAACGTTTAATCACAACAAAAAACAAAGCTTAAATGAGCGATTTAGAGTACTTGGTAAGACAGCCAAAAAAAGCAACTAAAAACCCGCCTTTATTAATTTTACTGCATGGTTACGGAAGTAATGAGCAAGATTTATTTTCTTTTGCAGAAGAATTACCAGATGATTTTTTAATTATTAGCGCACAAGCACCAAATACCCTAGGTTTTGGAAGTTATGCTTGGTATGCCATTAATTTTGATGAGTTAAATGGTAAATTTTCTGATTTAGAACAAGCCAAAGAATCTATAGATAAAATAGCTATTTTTATTGATGAAATAAAAGCAAAATTTAATACAGACCCTAATAAAACTTTTTTGTTAGGTTTTAGTCAAGGTTCCATATTAAGTTATTCTTTAAGTTTTTTCTACCCAAATAAAGTACAGCATGTAATTGCTTTAAGTGGTTATATTAATACAGAATTATTACCCGAATCTATTTCTAAAGAAATTAAAACAGATTACTACTGTTCTCATGGTTCGGTAGACCAAGTTCTACCTGTAGAATGGGCCAGAAAAACAAAGCCTTTTTTAGATAATCTAGGATTACAAAATGTTTATTCTGAATACCCAGTTGGTCATGGAGTTGCGCCACAAAATTTTCATAGTTTTAAAAAATGGATTGAAGAACGGTTATAGATTGTTTTAGAACATAAAAAAACCCATATAGAATCTAGTAAAAACAAAGAACAAAGCTTGATATTTATATTATAAAAATCTCAAACAAATGTTTGAGATTTTTTTATTCGCAAACAACTCAAATTTAAGAATAGACAACAATATATTATATTCCTAAATTTGTAATACAAAAAAAGTACACCTATTTTAAATTATAAGGTATGAATACATTAATAAAAGTAATTGAAGCAGAAGAAATTTTGACAATCATTCCGCTTTTAACAAAATTAAACTCAAAAACTCCTTTAGAATTATTAAAAGAAAGAGTTTTAGAAATATCTAAAAATACAAATTACGAATGTGTTGGGATATATATTGATGAAAAATTAGTGGGAATATCAGGACTCTGGTACTCCACAAGACACTATATTGGTAAATCTGTAGAGCCCGATCATGTAATTATTGATGAATCTATAAGAGGACAAGGGCTTGGTAAACAATTTTTTAACTGGATAGACAATCATATTAAAAGTAAAGGTTGCGAAGCTATTGAATTAAACACCTATGCAAGTAATCCTAAATCTCATAAATTCTACTATAATGAAGGTTATAATATTTATGGCTTTCATTTTTTAAAGGTATTGAGAGAGGATAAAAAGTTTTATTAATTTTTTTTCAAAAAAAGGTTGCAGATATTAAAAAACATATTATATTTGCAACCGCTTACCAATAATGCGAAAGTAGCTCAGTTGGTAGAGCGTCAGCCTTCCAAGCTGAATGTCGCCGGTTCGAACCCGGTCTTTCGCTCAAAAGTCGTCTAAAAATATTTAGGCGACTTTTTTATTTTACATAAGTTTTAAAACCATACTAAGAAATCATGGATCAAGTCCAAAAGTTGTGGGATTTAGAAATTAGGCATAAATATTTGAGAGTCTAAAAAAGCAAAAACCACATGGCCTTACCTCTTCTAAATTATACTCTAAAAGATTCCGCAGAAACACTTGTACTTCTAACTCTAATAATAGAACAAGCATAAACCTAACAAGACTATTAAACCCCTTAATTAAGCTCACCTTACCTTCCCATCACTCTTGCACGATCCTCGATCCTCAAAAAGAATAAATCCTATTAAAAGACAGATTAAACCCAAAAGTTGTGATATTATAGAATTACGCATAACTACTTGTTAATATAAAAAGGAAAGTTTCTATATTCCTAACCCCTCTAAATTCCGTTCTAAAAGATTCCACAGAAGCGTTTGTACTTCTAATGACTAAATTAATTGAATATATCATATAACGTAAAGACATGGTTCAAACAATACTATTAAAGCTCTTCAATTTAATTTATCTTAAATGCTTATCACATTTACACGATTCTCAAAAAAAATAAATCACGTTAAAAATATGCTTAATTTAAAAAAGTATGGAAACAAAAAAAGCTTCTTATCTCTAAGAAGCTTTGTTTTTTGGGTGGAAGACGGGACTCGAACCCGCGACACTCGGTACCACAAACCGATACTCTAACCAACTGAGCTACAACCACCATATAATTGCGGGTGCAAATATAAAACTTTTTTCCGCTTCTAAAAAAGAAAATATTAAATTAATTTACTTAAATTTTCTACAGCCACGTAACGCTCTGTGGTAAAGCCTTCTGCAGATGCTACACCAATCAATCTTCCTAAATCTTTTGCTCTATAATCTACACTATCTGTAAAATTCTTACTTGTAATAGGTGTTTCTGGCTCATTACTAGCAGGATCATAGAATTGGGAAGCGTATGCTAACACCGATTTCTTTTTAAGATCCATAAATCCTGTAACATCAATTACAAAGTCTGGCACTATATTTTTCCATTGTATATAATGATAGACCAACTTTGGTCTCCACTTTTCTTGTAACTCCCCTTCTACTTCTGTCTCTATTTTTAATAACCCACTTAAAAAACATGCATCAGACACAAGACTACTTCCTTTAGGATGATCAATATGCCGATCGTCTACAGCATTACATAACACAATTTCTGGCTGATACTTACGTATCATTTTTATGACCTCTAATTGATGCTTTTTATCATTCACAAAAAAGCCATCTGCAAATCGAAGATTTTCTCTTACAGAAACCCCTAAAATTTGAGCTGAATTCGCTGCTTCAATATCGCGTAAATCAGCAGAACCTCGAGTACCTAATTCGCCTCTCGTTAAATCTACAATACCTACCTTTTTTCCTAAGGAAATTTCCTTTGCAATTGTGCCTCCACAACCTAATTCTACATCATCTGGATGGGCTCCAAAAGCCAAAATATCTAGTTTCATTATAATGTACGCATTTAATATATGTTATTTTTTTATCAGTTTTTATCATAAAAACCATTCTATTGCCCTAAAAAAAGACAACAAATTCGTCGTTTTACTAATTATTCTTTAATAAAACCATAAATTGAATCATCAAAAATAATCATTTTTTAAAGAAACATAATAAGAAATTATTTCTATTACGTTTTCGTATTTAATTTTATATAAAATTGACTTCTTTTTGTTGGGATTATCATAAAATTTTACTGTTCGTTACGGGTATGATATATGTCATATATCAACCTGTATAATGTGAGTAATTTTACAATATCAAAAAACAATAATATAAACGTCAAATATTTGACCATTATAATAATCATTAATTAATAACTATATAATTAAATTATGGAAACCAACAGAAACATGGAAACCTACGGATTAAAAAACGTAACAGTAAATTGGAACTTACCTACTGAAGAACTTCAAAAAATTACTATTGAAAAAGGTATGGGTAGAGAAACCAAAAATGGAACTTTAGCTGTAAACACTGGTAAATTTACTGGTAGATCTCCTCAAGATAGATTTATAGTTAAAGATGATTATACAGCAGACAAAGTTTGGTGGGGAAAAACCAATAAACCTGTTTCTCAAGAAAATTTCGATAAATTAAAAAAGAACGTTACAGATTATTTATCTAATAAAGAAATATACGCTAAAGATGGTTATGTATGTGCAGACCCAACTTACAGAACAAATATTAGAACCGTAGCAGAATACCCATGGTCTATTTCTTTTGTATTTAATATGTTCTTAAGACCTACTGAAGAAGAATTAGCTAATTTTGATGAAGACTGGTTAGTATTATGTGCTCCTGGTTATATTTGTGATGACCCAAAAGCATACGGAATCCGTCAAGGAAATTTCTCTATCATTAACTTTACAGATAAAATTGCTTTAATTGGTGGTTCTGGTTATACAGGAGAAATTAAAAAAGGTATATTTTCTGCATTAAATTTAATTTTACCAGTAGAAAAAGATGTTTTACCAATGCACTGTTCTGCAAATGTTGGTGAAGATGGAGATACAGCAATTTTCTTCGGATTATCTGGAACAGGAAAAACAACTTTATCTGCAGATCCTACAAGAAAATTAATTGGTGATGATGAACATGGTTGGACTAAAGACAACAACATTTTTAACTTTGAAGGTGGATGTTATGCTAAAGTAATTGACTTATCAGAAGAAAAAGAACCAGATATTTTTAGAGCTATTAAGCCAGGTGCTTTATTAGAAAATGTAGTATTTAAAGAAGATGGAGAAGTAGATTATATGGATGGTTCTATTACACAAAACACACGTGTAAGTTACCCAATTTATAACATCGATAATATTGCAGTACCATCATACGCAAACAACCCTAAAAACATTTTCTTTTTAACTGCTGATGCTTTTGGTGTATTGCCTCCGGTTTCTAAATTAACTCCTGGACAAGCTGCATACCACTTTATCTCTGGATATACTGCAAAAGTAGCAGGAACAGAAGCAGGAATTACAGAGCCTGTACCATCTTTCTCTGCTTGTTTTGGTGAACCTTTTATGCCATTACACCCAACAAAATATGCTGAAATGTTAAGTAAAAAAATGACTGAAGCAGGTGTAAACGTTTGGTTGATTAACACAGGTTGGTCTGGAGGTCCTTACGGAACTGGTTCTCGTATTAAATTAAAATACACAAGAGCAATGATTGGAGAAATCTTAAAAGGAAGTTTAGATAATATCGAATTTGAACAACACCCTATTTTCGGATTATTTATGCCAAAATATTGTCCTAATGTTCCTACAGAAATGTTAAACCCAATGAATACTTGGATAAACAAAGGAGCTTATATTAGTAAAGCAATTCACTTAGCACATTTCTTCCACTTAAACTTCGAGAAATTTGCGAATGAAGCATCAGAACAAATCATTGAAGGTGGACCGTTAATTGACGAACACCACCAATTAGATCACATGTAAAATTCTAACAAATTTTCATTTTAAAAAGCAAAGAGTTTAACTCTTTGCTTTTTTTATTGCTTGTAATATATCTTCAATTAAGTCTTCTGATTCTTCAATACCTACAGAAAAACGAATTAATCCATCCTTAATTCCTCTTGCCAATCGTTCTTCCTCACTTAATAAAGCGTGTGTGGTTTGTGCTGGACTAACAGTTGTACTTTCTAAACCTGCTAAACTCATAGCCGGTTTTATCAATTGTAAATGATTCTGAAATTTCATAGCATCAATTCCTTTTGATAACTCAAAAGATAGCATTGCACCAAAACCTTTCATTTGTTTCTTAGCCAACGCATACTGCGGATGACTTTTTA is a genomic window containing:
- a CDS encoding dihydroorotase family protein, whose translation is MTTLLKSATIIDSSSPYHHHQKDILITNGIIIKIENSIEIENDYQVVALDNLHVSCGWFDTSVSFGEPGFEERENIKNGLNVAAKSGFTAVAVNANSNPVIDNKSAVEFLIHKANGFATNLYPIAALTQNSKGIDMAELYDMQQSGAIAFADYNKPIANDNLMKIALLYAQNFDGLVFSFPKNNSIAGEGIANEGINSTKLGLKGIPALAEHIQIARDLYLLEYTGGKLHIPTISTTKSVELIKEAKKKGLQVTCSVSVHHLTLSDDELQGFDSNYKVNPPLRTKADIKGLLKGIKSGVIDIITSDHNPIDIEHKKLEFSEAKDGTIGLESAFGALNSVLEVEDFIANITSKPKAIFGIKEHSIKENSKAEITLFNPELNYTFAKKDILSISKNSAFLDKKLNGKAYGIYANNQLILK
- a CDS encoding alpha/beta hydrolase, giving the protein MSDLEYLVRQPKKATKNPPLLILLHGYGSNEQDLFSFAEELPDDFLIISAQAPNTLGFGSYAWYAINFDELNGKFSDLEQAKESIDKIAIFIDEIKAKFNTDPNKTFLLGFSQGSILSYSLSFFYPNKVQHVIALSGYINTELLPESISKEIKTDYYCSHGSVDQVLPVEWARKTKPFLDNLGLQNVYSEYPVGHGVAPQNFHSFKKWIEERL
- a CDS encoding GNAT family N-acetyltransferase yields the protein MNTLIKVIEAEEILTIIPLLTKLNSKTPLELLKERVLEISKNTNYECVGIYIDEKLVGISGLWYSTRHYIGKSVEPDHVIIDESIRGQGLGKQFFNWIDNHIKSKGCEAIELNTYASNPKSHKFYYNEGYNIYGFHFLKVLREDKKFY
- the bshB1 gene encoding bacillithiol biosynthesis deacetylase BshB1, which translates into the protein MKLDILAFGAHPDDVELGCGGTIAKEISLGKKVGIVDLTRGELGTRGSADLRDIEAANSAQILGVSVRENLRFADGFFVNDKKHQLEVIKMIRKYQPEIVLCNAVDDRHIDHPKGSSLVSDACFLSGLLKIETEVEGELQEKWRPKLVYHYIQWKNIVPDFVIDVTGFMDLKKKSVLAYASQFYDPASNEPETPITSKNFTDSVDYRAKDLGRLIGVASAEGFTTERYVAVENLSKLI
- the pckA gene encoding phosphoenolpyruvate carboxykinase (ATP), with product METNRNMETYGLKNVTVNWNLPTEELQKITIEKGMGRETKNGTLAVNTGKFTGRSPQDRFIVKDDYTADKVWWGKTNKPVSQENFDKLKKNVTDYLSNKEIYAKDGYVCADPTYRTNIRTVAEYPWSISFVFNMFLRPTEEELANFDEDWLVLCAPGYICDDPKAYGIRQGNFSIINFTDKIALIGGSGYTGEIKKGIFSALNLILPVEKDVLPMHCSANVGEDGDTAIFFGLSGTGKTTLSADPTRKLIGDDEHGWTKDNNIFNFEGGCYAKVIDLSEEKEPDIFRAIKPGALLENVVFKEDGEVDYMDGSITQNTRVSYPIYNIDNIAVPSYANNPKNIFFLTADAFGVLPPVSKLTPGQAAYHFISGYTAKVAGTEAGITEPVPSFSACFGEPFMPLHPTKYAEMLSKKMTEAGVNVWLINTGWSGGPYGTGSRIKLKYTRAMIGEILKGSLDNIEFEQHPIFGLFMPKYCPNVPTEMLNPMNTWINKGAYISKAIHLAHFFHLNFEKFANEASEQIIEGGPLIDEHHQLDHM